One Nicotiana sylvestris chromosome 12, ASM39365v2, whole genome shotgun sequence genomic window carries:
- the LOC138882847 gene encoding uncharacterized protein, translating into MDNLRNKRWIYCDRVSKEYLDGVEDFLNHAFFEKQDGGKIACPCTKCMLIHQVNRATTYDHLMVNGIIPSYDTWFCHGESLKGSNNAGENNHSQSTQRGDDIRGMIHDVFAGVTQFMDTDASELGGIEQDLQENIAHPFGNQPHPEVDKFERLIKEANKELYPGCKKFSKLSFLLHLYRTKCMFKWSNEFFNSLLGLLKDVPPEGEKLPSSFYETKKIVEGLGLKYEKIHACPNDCILFRKEFANKNVNECKVCGASRWKNDARKIPAKVLRYFPLKPRLQRLFMSSETCKAMRWHHDERIKDGVLRHPADSEAWKNFDNKYLEFAGDPRNVRLGLASDEFNLFGTMRIVHST; encoded by the coding sequence ATGGACAATCTTAGAAATAAAAGATGGATATATTGTGATAGAGTTAGTAAAGAATATTTGGATGGAGTAGAGGATTTTTTAAATCATgccttttttgaaaaacaagatgGAGGAAAAATTGCATGTCCTTGTACGAAGTGTATGCTTATCCATCAAGTAAATCGGGCTACAACATATGATCATCTTATGGTTAACGGTATTATACCATCATACGATACTTGGTTTTGTCATGGTGAGTCTCTAAAGGGATCAAACAATGCTGGAGAAAATAATCATAGTCAGTCAACTCAAAGGGGCGATGATATAAGAGGAATGATACATGATGTATTTGCAGGTGTTACACAGTTCATGGATACTGATGCTAGCGAATTAGGTGGCATAGAGCAAGACTTACAAGAGAATATTGCTCATCCATTTGGAAATCAACCTCATCCAGAGGTGGATAAGTTTGAACGGCTCATAAAGGAGGCAAATAAAGAATTATATCCTGGATGTAAGAAGTTTAGCAAACTCTCCTTTTTGCTGCATTTGTATCGTACAAAATGCATGTTCAAGTGGTCAAATGAATTTTTTAATTCTTTGCTTGGACTATTGAAAGATGTGCCGCCTGAAGGAGAAAAATTACCTTCTTCTTTCTATGAGACTAAAAAGATAGTTGAAGGCTTGGGCTTAAAGTATGAAAAAATCCATGCTTGTCCCAACGATTGCATACTTTTTAGGAAAGAGTTTGCTAATAAGAATGTCAATGAATGCAAAGTATGTGGGGCTTCTAGATGGAAAAATGATGCCAGAAAAATTCCAGCCAAGGTCTTAAGGTATTTTCCTTTAAAACCAAGGCTACAGAGATTGTTTATGTCTTCAGAAACTTGTAAAGCAATGCGATGGCATCATGATGAGCGCATCAAAGATGGAGTTTTACGACATCCTGCAGATTCTGAAGCTTGGAAAAATTTCGATAATAAATATCTTGAATTTGCTGGAGATCCTCGCAATGTGCGCCTAGGATTAGCTTCTGATGAGTTTAATCTATTTGGCACAATGCGAATTGTACACAGTACATGA